In Acidiphilium acidophilum, one genomic interval encodes:
- a CDS encoding PEP-CTERM sorting domain-containing protein (PEP-CTERM proteins occur, often in large numbers, in the proteomes of bacteria that also encode an exosortase, a predicted intramembrane cysteine proteinase. The presence of a PEP-CTERM domain at a protein's C-terminus predicts cleavage within the sorting domain, followed by covalent anchoring to some some component of the (usually Gram-negative) cell surface. Many PEP-CTERM proteins exhibit an unusual sequence composition that includes large numbers of potential glycosylation sites. Expression of one such protein has been shown restore the ability of a bacterium to form floc, a type of biofilm.) — protein sequence MTPATYGSVIRSLGDAALAGIPLADAPGGSIVGTPQFNGVPPALLVPVTAIVPPVVRNTPPDVPPASPPVVPVPEPSSLPLLLAGVFMLFATRLIA from the coding sequence ATGACGCCTGCAACCTACGGGAGTGTCATTCGTTCGCTCGGCGATGCCGCACTTGCGGGCATTCCTCTCGCGGATGCGCCGGGAGGATCGATCGTCGGAACGCCGCAGTTCAATGGAGTGCCGCCTGCTCTGCTCGTTCCGGTGACCGCGATCGTGCCTCCCGTGGTTCGAAACACGCCACCCGATGTCCCGCCCGCATCACCGCCCGTGGTCCCGGTACCCGAGCCGTCCTCGCTGCCGCTGCTCCTTGCCGGGGTGTTCATGCTTTTCGCAACGCGCCTGATCGCATGA
- a CDS encoding tyrosine-type recombinase/integrase, whose protein sequence is MMPRIGETEMKSRITDTAITAAVRKATETGQRIEIADAALRGLRLRVTPTGSKVWILGARDAAGAPRRFTIGHHPAIGIADARDAARKLRERVREGFDPIDDARQRRAEAEAARENVNTLSDLIAHYGAKQGGKLKSWPEYQGAIRRVFGPLLPMPLSRVTIGSLQMAADRYQAQQQAASAVRCIRPLLKWASAPGRKYVTADLADIRVPATIVKRDRVLTDDELRRILPVLRADNRPFAACMRFLLLTCARRDEAAYAKWGDIDFRAATWLIQDTKNKRPHLVPLSRQAIDLVASIRPDDVAADALIFATCTGKPLGNWDKSTKQLFTATGTTGWTRHDLRRTAATKMGKLGVAPHVIESALNHASVHSPLASVYNTARYEADVAKALQLLADALDGIEQGGAQIVPMRA, encoded by the coding sequence ATGATGCCCCGGATCGGAGAAACCGAAATGAAATCCCGAATCACAGACACGGCGATAACAGCGGCGGTTAGGAAGGCTACCGAGACCGGCCAACGCATTGAAATTGCTGATGCTGCGCTTCGCGGCCTGCGCTTGAGGGTCACGCCGACAGGCTCCAAGGTCTGGATATTGGGAGCACGCGATGCTGCTGGCGCGCCTCGCCGGTTCACGATCGGCCATCACCCGGCAATAGGAATAGCGGACGCACGCGACGCTGCGCGGAAACTCCGGGAGCGCGTGAGGGAGGGGTTTGACCCTATAGACGACGCTCGCCAGCGCCGCGCCGAGGCGGAGGCTGCGAGAGAGAACGTCAATACCCTCTCGGACCTGATCGCGCACTACGGCGCAAAGCAAGGTGGCAAGCTGAAATCTTGGCCGGAATATCAGGGTGCAATCCGCCGCGTGTTCGGCCCCTTGCTGCCCATGCCCCTGAGCAGGGTGACGATCGGTAGTTTGCAGATGGCGGCGGATCGATACCAGGCGCAGCAGCAGGCCGCGAGCGCGGTTCGGTGCATCCGTCCACTGCTGAAATGGGCGAGCGCACCGGGACGCAAATACGTCACTGCCGACCTCGCCGATATCCGTGTTCCGGCGACCATCGTGAAGCGGGACCGGGTGCTGACCGATGATGAGTTGCGGCGCATCCTGCCGGTGCTGAGGGCCGATAACCGCCCGTTTGCAGCCTGTATGCGGTTTTTGCTCTTGACCTGTGCTCGACGCGACGAAGCGGCATATGCCAAATGGGGGGATATTGATTTCCGGGCAGCAACATGGCTGATCCAAGACACGAAAAACAAGCGCCCGCACCTCGTTCCGCTATCTCGCCAAGCCATCGACCTCGTTGCCTCAATTCGGCCAGATGACGTGGCGGCGGATGCGCTGATCTTTGCGACTTGCACTGGCAAACCATTGGGAAATTGGGACAAGAGCACCAAGCAACTATTCACCGCAACGGGCACCACGGGCTGGACCCGCCACGATCTACGCCGCACCGCCGCAACGAAAATGGGGAAGCTGGGCGTCGCACCCCACGTCATCGAAAGCGCTCTGAACCACGCCAGCGTTCATTCCCCTCTTGCATCGGTTTACAACACCGCTCGGTATGAGGCCGATGTGGCGAAGGCACTGCAACTATTGGCCGACGCCCTCGACGGCATCGAACAGGGCGGCGCACAAATCGTGCCTATGCGAGCATGA
- a CDS encoding alpha-E domain-containing protein: protein MRVEPVLLARDAEGLFWMARYLERVENLARLIDVVQSFESPGREAESWTALVAIMSDQDKFESYDAASDPDAVKRLYLLDPTNPTGIPFCLDNARTNARTLRPLISTEMWRQINVFHRFVMRIDTGDLDGDRLSRLCTKIKESVQTHTGITEGTMYRDQGWQFYQLGRLVERADQTTRLLDIKYRLLVPRDREARRVTELTMWNAVLRAAAGYHAFKRLARAEFSAEDVAGFLLRDPSFPRSVCLSVRRAEYHLDELRRIHHLPHTSGPIEQAEYLREFLLERPMSEVLDGDLHDYLDRVQIQLSELAGSIGRAFFRDWKPEPASVAAPLQSQTM, encoded by the coding sequence ATGCGCGTCGAACCGGTTCTGCTCGCCCGCGACGCCGAAGGCCTGTTCTGGATGGCCCGCTATCTCGAACGGGTCGAAAACCTCGCCCGCCTGATCGATGTGGTGCAAAGCTTCGAAAGCCCCGGTCGCGAGGCGGAATCCTGGACCGCGCTGGTCGCGATCATGTCCGATCAGGACAAGTTCGAAAGCTACGACGCCGCCAGCGATCCGGATGCGGTCAAGCGGCTCTATCTGCTCGATCCGACCAACCCGACCGGCATCCCGTTCTGTCTCGATAACGCGCGGACCAACGCGCGCACGCTGCGCCCGCTGATCAGCACCGAGATGTGGCGCCAGATCAACGTGTTTCATCGTTTCGTCATGCGGATCGATACCGGCGATCTCGATGGCGACCGGCTTTCGCGCCTCTGCACCAAAATCAAGGAGTCGGTGCAGACCCATACCGGCATCACCGAAGGCACGATGTATCGCGATCAGGGCTGGCAATTCTACCAGCTTGGCCGGCTGGTGGAACGCGCCGATCAGACCACGCGGCTGCTCGACATCAAATATCGCCTGCTGGTGCCGCGCGACCGCGAAGCCCGGCGGGTCACCGAACTGACCATGTGGAACGCGGTGCTGCGCGCCGCAGCGGGCTATCATGCCTTCAAGCGCCTCGCCCGTGCCGAGTTCTCGGCGGAGGACGTCGCCGGATTTCTGCTGCGCGACCCGTCATTCCCCCGCTCGGTCTGCCTTTCGGTCCGGCGCGCCGAATACCATCTCGACGAGCTGCGCCGGATTCACCACCTTCCTCACACCAGCGGGCCGATCGAACAGGCGGAATACCTCCGGGAATTCCTGCTCGAACGCCCGATGAGCGAGGTTCTCGATGGTGATCTTCACGATTATCTCGACCGGGTCCAGATCCAGCTCAGCGAACTCGCAGGATCGATTGGCCGCGCCTTCTTCCGCGACTGGAAGCCCGAACCCGCCAGCGTCGCCGCGCCGTTGCAGTCTCAAACCATGTGA
- a CDS encoding circularly permuted type 2 ATP-grasp protein, with protein sequence MDHEQAAIFADYAPHPYFCELTRERGDDQGVPELVRARLARIGVEALRARATLAETDLIDLGITFTVYSDATAIDRILPFDCIPRIITPSEWRTIETGAIQRVTALNAFLHDIYHDAKIIRDGIIPADLVFGNANFRPEMRDFAVRHGTYVHVCGIDIIRDEAGDFRILEDNARTPSGVSYVIENRHLMLRAFPDLMSGVKLRPVDDYGRRLRAAMTEIAPGEVPDPQVVLLSPGIYNSAYFEHVFLAREMGVPLVQGSDLTVENDRVYMRTTTGLCRVHTIYRRLNDDFLDPEVFRPESMLGVPGLIRAWRAGNVALANAVGTGVADDKAVYAYMPRIIRYYLGEEPIIENVQTNICREPEGLAYTLEHLHELVIKPVGESGGYGITIGPRASKAELESARAAILDDPAQWISQPMIALSVAPTLAEEGIGPRHLDLRPFVVTGRDSWVLPGGLTRVAMKRGSLIVNSSQGGGSKDTWVLAGGN encoded by the coding sequence ATGGACCACGAACAAGCGGCGATTTTCGCAGACTACGCGCCCCATCCGTATTTCTGTGAACTGACCCGCGAGCGGGGTGACGATCAGGGGGTTCCCGAACTGGTCCGCGCCCGCCTCGCCCGCATCGGCGTCGAGGCCCTGCGCGCCCGTGCCACCCTTGCCGAAACCGACCTGATCGATCTCGGCATCACCTTCACCGTCTATTCGGATGCCACCGCGATCGACCGCATCCTGCCGTTCGACTGCATCCCCCGCATCATCACGCCGTCCGAATGGCGCACCATCGAAACCGGCGCGATCCAGCGGGTCACCGCGCTCAACGCGTTCCTGCACGACATCTACCATGATGCGAAAATCATCCGCGACGGCATCATCCCCGCCGATCTGGTGTTCGGCAACGCGAACTTCCGCCCCGAGATGCGCGATTTCGCAGTCCGCCACGGCACCTATGTTCATGTCTGCGGCATCGACATCATCCGCGACGAAGCCGGCGATTTTCGCATCCTCGAAGACAACGCCCGTACCCCCTCCGGCGTCTCCTACGTCATCGAGAACCGCCACCTCATGCTCCGTGCGTTTCCGGACCTGATGTCCGGCGTCAAACTCCGCCCGGTCGATGATTACGGGCGTCGCCTCCGTGCCGCGATGACCGAAATCGCCCCCGGCGAGGTACCGGACCCGCAGGTCGTCCTGCTCTCGCCCGGCATTTATAATTCCGCTTATTTCGAACATGTGTTCCTCGCCCGCGAAATGGGCGTGCCGTTGGTTCAGGGCTCGGATCTGACCGTCGAGAACGACCGGGTCTATATGCGCACCACCACCGGTCTCTGCCGGGTCCACACCATCTATCGCCGCCTGAACGACGATTTCCTCGACCCGGAAGTGTTCCGCCCGGAAAGCATGCTCGGCGTTCCGGGTCTCATCCGGGCCTGGCGTGCCGGCAATGTGGCGCTGGCCAACGCGGTCGGTACCGGTGTCGCCGACGACAAGGCGGTCTATGCCTACATGCCGCGGATCATTCGCTATTATCTTGGTGAGGAGCCCATCATCGAGAATGTCCAGACCAATATCTGTCGCGAACCCGAAGGCCTCGCCTATACGCTCGAACATCTGCACGAACTGGTGATCAAGCCGGTCGGCGAATCCGGCGGCTACGGCATCACCATCGGCCCGCGTGCCAGCAAGGCCGAACTGGAATCGGCGCGCGCCGCCATTCTCGACGATCCCGCTCAATGGATCAGCCAGCCGATGATCGCACTTTCCGTCGCACCCACCCTCGCCGAGGAAGGCATCGGCCCGCGCCATCTCGATCTGCGGCCCTTCGTCGTGACCGGTCGCGACAGCTGGGTTCTGCCCGGCGGCCTCACCCGTGTCGCGATGAAGCGCGGCTCGCTCATCGTCAACTCGTCACAGGGCGGCGGCTCGAAGGATACCTGGGTTCTGGCAGGGGGGAACTGA
- a CDS encoding aspartate aminotransferase family protein: MSQAAARFNDPLIHHWMPFTANKQFQDAPRIIARAEGVHYWNTAGDKLLDSVSGLYTTPAGHGRREIREAVTRQLEELDYAPPFQFGVPGTFRLAHELAQMLPAGLNRVFFAGSGSEAVESALKVAIQYHRVRGQGQRQRFVGRARGYHGVNFAGWSVGGMVKNRDAFGLGLPGVSHMRHTHIEPNRFVMGQGDHGGVDLADDLQRMVDLHGGDTIAACIVEPIAGSTGVLVPPKGYLERLRAICDQHGILLIFDEVICGFGRTGHPFAADAFGVTPDLMTMAKAITNGNIPMAAIAIRQDIQQAILDAAGPDAIEFFHGYTYSGHPVACAAALATLKIYRDDDLFARGAALVPKFLERIASLRDIPIVTDTRGFGLLGAVDLATDGAPGKRGFAVLRRAFESGLVLRVASDTVILSPMFITTDDQLDEMFTLLRKILAAV; the protein is encoded by the coding sequence ATGAGCCAGGCCGCCGCGCGCTTCAACGATCCGCTGATCCACCATTGGATGCCATTCACGGCGAACAAGCAGTTTCAGGATGCGCCGCGGATCATCGCGCGTGCCGAAGGGGTGCATTACTGGAACACCGCCGGGGACAAGCTGCTCGATTCGGTCTCGGGCCTCTATACCACGCCGGCCGGGCACGGGCGGCGCGAAATCCGCGAGGCGGTGACGCGGCAGCTTGAGGAACTCGATTACGCCCCCCCGTTCCAGTTCGGAGTACCGGGCACCTTCCGCCTCGCGCATGAACTGGCGCAGATGCTGCCGGCCGGGTTGAACCGGGTTTTCTTTGCCGGATCGGGATCGGAAGCGGTGGAATCGGCCCTGAAGGTCGCGATCCAGTATCATCGCGTGCGCGGACAAGGCCAGCGGCAGCGTTTCGTCGGGCGGGCGCGCGGCTATCACGGCGTGAATTTCGCTGGCTGGTCGGTCGGCGGCATGGTCAAGAACCGCGATGCGTTCGGCCTCGGCCTGCCGGGTGTCTCGCACATGCGCCACACCCATATCGAACCCAACCGCTTCGTCATGGGACAGGGCGATCATGGCGGAGTCGATCTGGCGGACGACCTGCAGCGCATGGTCGATCTGCATGGCGGTGACACGATCGCAGCCTGCATCGTCGAGCCGATCGCCGGGTCCACCGGCGTTCTGGTGCCGCCGAAGGGCTACCTCGAACGTCTGCGGGCGATCTGCGACCAGCATGGTATCCTGCTGATTTTCGACGAGGTGATCTGCGGCTTCGGGCGCACCGGTCACCCCTTCGCCGCCGATGCATTCGGCGTGACGCCCGACCTGATGACGATGGCCAAGGCCATCACCAACGGCAATATTCCCATGGCGGCCATCGCGATCCGCCAGGATATCCAGCAGGCGATCCTCGATGCGGCAGGCCCTGATGCGATCGAGTTCTTCCACGGCTACACCTATTCGGGCCACCCGGTCGCGTGCGCGGCGGCATTGGCGACGCTGAAAATCTATCGCGATGACGATCTGTTCGCCCGCGGCGCGGCCCTCGTGCCGAAATTCCTCGAACGGATCGCGAGCCTGCGCGATATCCCGATCGTCACCGACACGCGCGGTTTCGGCCTGCTCGGCGCGGTCGATCTCGCGACCGACGGTGCCCCCGGCAAGCGCGGGTTTGCCGTGCTGCGGCGCGCCTTCGAAAGCGGGCTGGTCCTCCGCGTCGCCTCGGATACCGTGATCCTCTCGCCGATGTTCATCACGACCGATGACCAGCTCGACGAGATGTTCACGCTGCTGCGAAAGATCCTAGCCGCGGTTTAA
- a CDS encoding fumarylacetoacetate hydrolase family protein, whose amino-acid sequence MKLFRHGSVGAEKPGILDRDGVRRDLSAHLPVLDGAALADGTLERIAAIDLSSLPVVPEGARLGAPLPRPVNFVCIGLNYADHAAETGAAIPKEPIIFIKAGSAYSGPFDDVVIPRGSTETDWEVELGVVIGREARYVAEADALDHVAGYCIVNDVSEREYQTRRGGTWDKGKGCPTFGPTGPYLVTRDEVPDPQALDLWCEIDGKRMQNGNTRTMIFGVRPLVSYVSQFIALMPGDIIATGTPPGVGMGIKPNPVFLRAGQTMKLGIAGLGEQMQRTVAAA is encoded by the coding sequence ATGAAATTATTTCGTCACGGCAGCGTCGGTGCGGAAAAGCCCGGCATTCTCGATCGCGACGGTGTGCGCCGCGATCTTTCGGCGCATCTGCCGGTGCTCGATGGCGCGGCCCTCGCCGATGGCACCCTGGAACGGATCGCCGCGATCGATCTGTCCAGCCTGCCGGTCGTGCCGGAAGGCGCTCGGCTCGGCGCACCGTTGCCGCGCCCGGTCAATTTTGTTTGCATCGGCTTGAACTACGCCGATCACGCCGCCGAGACCGGGGCTGCAATTCCGAAGGAGCCGATCATTTTCATCAAGGCGGGCAGCGCCTATTCCGGTCCGTTCGACGACGTGGTGATCCCCCGGGGGTCGACGGAGACCGATTGGGAGGTCGAACTCGGTGTCGTGATCGGCAGGGAAGCGCGCTATGTGGCCGAGGCCGATGCGCTCGATCACGTCGCCGGCTATTGCATCGTCAACGATGTCAGCGAACGCGAATATCAGACCAGGCGCGGCGGTACCTGGGACAAGGGCAAAGGCTGCCCGACCTTCGGCCCGACCGGCCCCTATCTCGTGACCCGCGACGAGGTGCCCGACCCGCAGGCGCTCGATCTCTGGTGCGAAATCGACGGCAAGCGCATGCAGAACGGCAATACGCGCACAATGATTTTCGGGGTCAGGCCCCTGGTGTCCTATGTCAGCCAGTTCATCGCGCTGATGCCGGGTGACATCATTGCAACGGGCACGCCGCCCGGCGTGGGCATGGGGATCAAACCCAACCCGGTGTTCCTGCGCGCCGGCCAGACCATGAAACTCGGCATCGCGGGCCTCGGTGAACAGATGCAGCGGACGGTCGCGGCGGCGTGA
- a CDS encoding quinone-dependent dihydroorotate dehydrogenase: MRLADAAASWLRRFDPETAHDLAIKGLRAGLAGRRDLRPDPRLATEFCGRNLPHPIGLAAGFDKNAVALSGLARLGFSFLEAGTVTLRPQPGNPKPRLFRLAQDRALINRMGFNNQGIAGFAARLAAVDHAVPIGANLGINKDGADPLTDYPALVRAVSRFADYIVINVSSPNTPGLRDLQAVERLAGILGAIAAGAAPHPPLFVKLAPDLDEAALSDIVALALERGLAGLVVSNTTLARPASLGGAARGEAGGLSGAPLFARSTRMLARVRLLAGERLTLIGVGGVGTAEQAFAKLRAGASVVQIYSSFVLDGPEVIARIVDGLPRLVDPYGAVSLAEIIGRDADRLAELAP; encoded by the coding sequence ATGCGCCTCGCCGATGCCGCGGCATCCTGGCTGCGGCGGTTCGATCCGGAAACCGCGCACGATCTTGCGATCAAGGGGCTGCGTGCCGGACTTGCCGGGCGGCGCGACCTGCGGCCCGATCCCCGCCTCGCGACGGAATTCTGCGGTCGCAACCTGCCCCATCCGATCGGTCTGGCGGCGGGATTCGATAAAAACGCCGTCGCTTTGTCGGGCCTCGCGCGGCTGGGCTTTTCGTTCCTCGAAGCTGGCACGGTCACCCTGCGTCCGCAGCCCGGCAATCCGAAACCCCGGCTGTTCCGCCTCGCGCAGGATCGGGCGCTGATCAACCGGATGGGGTTCAACAATCAGGGGATCGCGGGTTTTGCCGCCCGGCTCGCTGCGGTGGATCATGCCGTGCCGATCGGTGCCAATCTCGGGATCAACAAGGACGGGGCCGACCCGCTGACCGACTATCCCGCTCTGGTTCGCGCGGTTTCCCGCTTTGCCGATTATATCGTGATCAATGTATCCTCGCCGAACACGCCGGGGCTGCGTGACCTTCAGGCGGTCGAACGGCTCGCTGGTATCCTCGGCGCGATTGCCGCAGGGGCCGCACCGCACCCGCCGCTGTTCGTCAAGCTCGCACCGGATCTGGATGAGGCCGCCCTGTCGGATATCGTGGCGCTGGCGCTGGAACGCGGCCTTGCGGGGCTTGTGGTCAGCAACACCACCTTGGCCCGCCCGGCGAGCCTTGGCGGGGCCGCGCGTGGCGAAGCCGGGGGGCTCTCCGGCGCGCCGTTGTTCGCCCGCTCGACGCGGATGCTCGCGCGGGTGCGGCTGCTCGCCGGCGAGCGGCTCACCCTCATCGGTGTCGGCGGCGTCGGCACCGCCGAACAGGCTTTCGCCAAGCTGCGGGCGGGTGCGAGCGTGGTGCAGATCTATTCGAGCTTCGTCCTCGACGGGCCGGAGGTCATTGCCCGGATCGTCGATGGTCTGCCACGCTTGGTCGATCCATATGGCGCAGTCAGCCTTGCCGAAATCATCGGGCGGGATGCCGACCGGCTCGCGGAACTCGCGCCATGA
- a CDS encoding circularly permuted type 2 ATP-grasp protein, translating to MHGRDAIGGLIDAKGHIRTAWRPVVDAMQVIGASEFAARAAALDRRTRFDQPSGAGTAPRLDPIPVPLMDYEFAALAAGLVERATFLGTLLDDIYGAQTSIADDLIPVSALFGAPDFVRQLARQPGFRGQRLSFYAVDLARDPATGRFGVLRDHTDQARGLGLAMSIRRSVAEVMPELFGKVTLASQRPVIESLQDWLHDEAGGGPIGLIAGSDADFADARLLARQIGALVLRPDDLSCAGGTLRLRTLAGSLPVSLLLRMALSGGIDPLEQGGAPAHGIAGLFRVLRSNSGTMLNAPGSGVLGDDRLRPFLDIIYERWHGTLPQLRPVAPPSGLDAEQAPVAGSANFDFATISHRLFAIRIGAVWRVLPGGLGFARRADGQEVVKDIWVIDSGETDHGTASPPNRSVVRAAGRIATELPSRLADDLLWLGRMVERLDAAARLLRLALPRFIDASSLPHEVAQRAMLASCLIKARLLPDETTGPFLSARRLHQTLDKERPLSELIGEVRRLLDHCGERFSTSMRELVHAALDRIPSQPDSDPAAHTACLGFVAVFNGVIAEDASRSGGFVFLEIGRRLERAEALAETLGILLDGTVDRLDPGLSLAIELADAQLSYEFLHAGPISPIPAIELLIGAVDYPRSLAFQLDALAVALRRIGAEDQAVSASRLTRGLQGLALSLAKGRGGPEAIGTQLESTHAAVEALAAELVARYFAPIPPAHRMDAEAG from the coding sequence ATGCACGGACGCGACGCCATCGGCGGCCTGATCGACGCGAAGGGCCATATCAGGACGGCGTGGCGGCCGGTGGTCGATGCCATGCAGGTGATCGGGGCGAGCGAATTCGCGGCACGGGCGGCAGCGCTGGACCGGCGGACGCGGTTCGATCAGCCGAGCGGGGCCGGAACAGCGCCACGGCTCGACCCGATACCGGTGCCGCTGATGGATTACGAATTCGCAGCGCTTGCCGCGGGGCTCGTGGAGCGGGCGACGTTCCTCGGCACGCTGCTCGATGATATCTACGGCGCCCAGACCAGCATCGCCGATGATCTGATTCCGGTATCGGCTCTGTTCGGCGCGCCCGATTTCGTGCGGCAGCTGGCGCGGCAGCCGGGCTTTCGTGGCCAGCGCCTGAGTTTCTATGCGGTGGACCTCGCTCGCGACCCCGCCACCGGCCGGTTCGGGGTGTTGCGCGACCATACCGATCAAGCCCGCGGCCTGGGGCTGGCCATGTCGATCCGCCGCTCGGTGGCGGAGGTCATGCCGGAATTGTTCGGCAAGGTGACGCTGGCGAGCCAGCGGCCGGTGATCGAAAGCCTGCAGGATTGGCTGCATGACGAGGCGGGGGGCGGACCGATCGGGCTGATTGCGGGCAGCGATGCCGATTTCGCCGATGCCCGGCTTCTGGCACGGCAGATCGGAGCGCTGGTCCTCCGCCCCGATGATCTGTCATGCGCCGGCGGCACTCTGCGGCTGCGCACCCTGGCGGGGTCGCTGCCGGTGAGCCTCCTGTTGCGAATGGCCCTGAGCGGTGGAATCGATCCCCTGGAGCAGGGCGGTGCGCCGGCCCACGGGATCGCCGGATTGTTCCGGGTCCTGCGCAGCAATAGCGGCACGATGCTCAACGCGCCCGGCAGCGGCGTGCTCGGCGACGACCGGCTGAGACCGTTCCTCGACATAATATATGAGCGTTGGCACGGCACGCTGCCGCAGTTGCGCCCGGTCGCGCCACCGTCCGGGCTCGATGCGGAGCAGGCCCCCGTTGCCGGGTCCGCGAATTTCGATTTCGCGACCATCAGCCACCGGTTGTTCGCAATCCGGATCGGCGCGGTATGGCGGGTGCTGCCCGGCGGGCTGGGGTTCGCCCGGCGCGCCGACGGCCAGGAAGTGGTCAAGGATATCTGGGTGATCGATTCGGGCGAAACCGATCACGGTACCGCAAGCCCGCCGAACCGAAGTGTGGTCCGCGCAGCGGGACGGATCGCAACCGAACTGCCGAGCCGCCTCGCCGACGACCTTCTCTGGCTCGGGCGCATGGTCGAACGGCTCGACGCCGCAGCACGGCTGCTGCGGCTGGCGCTCCCGCGATTTATCGATGCGAGCAGCCTTCCGCACGAAGTGGCGCAGCGGGCGATGCTGGCCTCGTGCCTCATCAAGGCGCGATTATTGCCGGATGAAACCACCGGCCCGTTTCTCTCGGCGCGGCGGCTGCATCAGACGCTGGACAAGGAACGTCCGCTGAGCGAGCTGATCGGCGAGGTTCGCCGGTTGCTCGACCATTGCGGCGAACGCTTCAGTACATCGATGCGGGAGCTGGTGCATGCAGCGCTCGACCGGATACCCTCTCAGCCGGACAGCGATCCCGCCGCGCACACCGCGTGCCTCGGCTTCGTCGCCGTATTCAACGGCGTCATCGCCGAGGATGCCTCGCGCAGCGGCGGCTTCGTGTTTCTCGAAATCGGACGGCGACTTGAGCGAGCCGAAGCCCTCGCCGAGACGCTGGGGATTCTCCTCGATGGCACGGTCGATCGCCTCGATCCCGGCCTCTCGCTCGCCATCGAGCTTGCGGATGCGCAATTGAGCTACGAATTCCTCCATGCCGGCCCGATTTCGCCCATTCCGGCGATCGAACTGCTGATCGGCGCGGTCGATTACCCCCGCAGTCTGGCCTTCCAGCTCGATGCGCTCGCGGTCGCGTTGCGGCGGATCGGGGCCGAAGACCAGGCGGTCAGTGCGTCACGGCTGACGCGCGGCTTGCAAGGGCTGGCTCTCTCACTGGCGAAGGGACGCGGCGGCCCCGAAGCGATCGGCACCCAGCTCGAATCGACGCATGCGGCGGTCGAGGCTCTGGCTGCGGAACTCGTGGCGCGCTATTTCGCACCGATCCCGCCGGCTCACCGGATGGATGCCGAGGCCGGGTGA